Proteins found in one Muntiacus reevesi chromosome 2, mMunRee1.1, whole genome shotgun sequence genomic segment:
- the RNPS1 gene encoding RNA-binding protein with serine-rich domain 1 has product MDLSGVKKKSLLGVKENNKKSSTRAPSPTKRKDRSDEKSKDRSKDKGATKESSEKDRGRDKTRKRRSASSGSSSTRSRSSSTSSSGSSTSTGSSSGSSSSSASSRSGSSSTSRSSSSSSSSGSPSPSRRRHDNRRRSRSKSKPPKRDEKERKRRSPSPKPTKVHIGRLTRNVTKDHIMEIFSTYGKIKMIDMPVERMHPHLSKGYAYVEFENPDEAEKALKHMDGGQIDGQEITATAVLAPWPRPPPRRFSPPRRMLPPPPMWRRSPPRMRRRSRSPRRRSPARRRSRSPGRRRHRSRSSSNSSR; this is encoded by the exons ATGGATTTATCAGGAGTGAAAAAGAAGAGCTTGCTAGgagtcaaagaaaataataaaaagtccaGCACTAG GGCGCCTTCTCCCACCAAACGCAAAGACCGCTCTGATGAGAAGTCCAAGGACCGCTCTAAAGATAAAGGGGCCACCAAGGAGTCGAGTGAGAAGGATCGCGGCAGGGATAAGACTCGGAAGAGGCGCAGCGCTTCCAGCGGGAGCAGCAGCACCAG GTCCCGGTCCAGCTCTACCTCCAGCTCAGGCTCTAGCACCAGCACGGGCTCCAGCAGCGGCTCCAGCTCGTCTTCAGCTTCGAGCCGCTCGGGAAGTTCCAGCACATCGCGCAGCTCCAGCTCCAGCAGCTCCTCCGGCTCCCCGAGCCCTTCTCGGCGCAGACACGACAACAGGCGGCGTTCCCGCTCAAA GTCCAAGCCACCGAAGAGAGacgagaaggaaaggaagaggcgGAGCCCTTCCCCGAAACCCACCAAAGTGCACATCGGCCGGCTCACCAGGAATGTGACCAAG GATCACATCATGGAGATATTCTCCACCTAtgggaaaattaaaatgattgacatgCCTGTAGAAAGGATGCACCCCCATTTGTCTAAAGGCTACGCCTATGTGGAGTTTGAGAATCCAGACGAGGCTGAGAAGGCGCTGAAGCACATGGACGGAG GTCAAATTGATGGCCAGGAGATCACTGCCACCGCTGTGCTGGCCCCCTGGCCCCGGCCACCCCCCCGGAGATTCAGCCCTCCCAGGAGGATGCTGCCACCTCCTCCTATGTGGCGCAGGTCACCCCCACGGATGAGGAGAAG GTCTCGCTCCCCGCGCCGTCGGTCGCCCGCGCGCCGTCGCTCCCGCTCTCCAGGCCGCCGCCGTCACCGCAGCCGCTCCAGCTCCAACTCCTCCCGATAG